Within the Candidatus Eremiobacteraceae bacterium genome, the region GGCGACCGCGACGTCGAAATCCAGCCAACCGCCTTTGATGCGGTCGATCAGATCCTGATCGCCGACCACGTCCGCGCCTGCCTCTTGCGCCTCTTTCGCGCGCTCGCCCTTGGCGAACACGATCACTTTTTTAGTCTGACCCGTACCGTGCGGCAACACCACGGTGCCGCGCACGTTCTGCTCGGGCTTCTTCTGGTCGACGCCCAGGCGCACGTGGAGCTCGATCGTCTCGTCGAACTTCGCCTTCGCGTTGGCCTTGACCAGCTCGACCGCGCGCGCCGTATCGAACAGGCGCTCGTCGCCTAACGCTTTGAGGGCTTCGCGATATTTCTTTCCAGGTTTTGCCATGGTCGTTTGTTCCTCCCGTGGTGCGTGCGGCTTTCGGCCTCCCACGATCCGGTCGAGTAAACTCGACCGCTACATCTCAATCGGGCTAGCCGACTTCGATGCCCATCGAGCGCGCGGTGCCGGCCACGATCTTCGCGGCCGCGTCGATGTCGTTGGCGTTGAGATCCGCCATCTTCGCCTTGGCGATCTCGCGCACTTTGTCCATCGAGATCTTGCCGACTTTCTTGCGGTTGGGCTCGCCCGAACCTTTCTCCACGCCGGCCGCCTTCTTGATGAGCTCCGATGCCGGCGGCGTCTTGAGCACGAACGTGAACGAGCGGTCCTCGA harbors:
- the rplK gene encoding 50S ribosomal protein L11, coding for MKKVIAKITLQCPAGAATPAPPVGPALGQHGINIMEFCKAYNERTQKDKGNIIPAVITVFEDRSFTFVLKTPPASELIKKAAGVEKGSGEPNRKKVGKISMDKVREIAKAKMADLNANDIDAAAKIVAGTARSMGIEVG